Below is a window of Malania oleifera isolate guangnan ecotype guangnan chromosome 1, ASM2987363v1, whole genome shotgun sequence DNA.
GGGGATTGGTGAGTTTCTTTGTTATCTCCCATGTGACCCACACGTTAGACAACCGAACGAGGCTAAAAGCAATCGCACAAAGAATTCCACATTTATAATTGTACCAAGTCAACCAAACGTCCCAACCCAAGTCTTCCTTTTCATCAACTTCTTTGAATTTTATGGCTACGGAAGGGAAGTTCGCTGCTCATCTGCACCTTCATCTTCCCTGAAACAACCTAAGTTGGATCCTGCGATTCTCAATTCCCCATCACCCACCAAATAAGATAACTAGATTTGGTAGCTTTCCCCATCTCTCTCCTCTATTCAGATCGAGAAAAGCCCATTTTCTGGTTCATCAAATGAATTTCCAGATCTTTTCTTCgtttctcttcctcttctctaTCGTTGAACTATTGGTTCTCATTCGAATTCCTCTATGTTTATGCTACAACGATGAATTATACAGCCACTGCGAAAAAAATTTCAGCTGTGGCGACAGTATCAAGGATGTGGGTTATCCTTTCTGGGGAGAGGGTCAAAGGCCCAGCGAATGTGGGCTTCCAGGATTTAAGCTCATTTGCGATGAGAGTTGTAGCAGCACCACCATGGGAGTTAAATACGCGGTCTTCGAACTGGGGCGACACTCCAGTACACCCGCTTACGTTTGTATGTAATTTATCCCATCTCTTATCGCTGCCACGAACATATGATATTTGTCACCATTAAATTCTCACTTGTTGATTACTTCTCAGgttaaataaacaagaaaaaaataaaataaaataaatattaaggtTAATAAAAATCATCCTAGTGTAAAATGTAATGATAAAATTCATTGAGTTGTTTTATTAGACTTATTTTGGAGTGAAtcctaattttatttatttatatatatatatatatataaacttttcAAAATGAATCTAATTAAAAGTTGACTTCCTTTTTTTATTAGTATATCAATGTTACATATAAAGTAATAATgtaatattttatgattataaataaataattatttaaactTCAATTCCATgaagtaaataaatatttttaaaaaaatttatcttatTCATGGGACAAATGACTTAGCTACCACTAGCCTTAGGTCTTGAAGCCGTTATTTAATATAATGAGAGatttatattttctaataaatttgaggaaaattttgtgaaattgttgaatgatttttaattttcaagaggGCCAaagtgccttttttttttttctaaatttttttcgaCATGAGATTTGTCGTCTGCTCACTCTCTGTTTGCCgataaattataaaattacaattttattattctatttattttattatacatgTAAATTAAAAGATGTGAAATATCGTGCAGTGATAGCCGCCTGAAAAACAGTGACCAAGTCCGGGCCTTACAGGGGATGGGGGCAGGCTGTTTGGATATATAGCAATAAAATTGGTAGAAAATACAGGGCAATTAGGCAGGCTGTCAAGGGGATAGAATCTAACCCTTACTTTTTACATATTTTTTCCTTTAGTTGttgattttatttctttatttattttaattctacaaatcaaatatgatttttaattatGTGTGCTTGGTAGGATAAATAGTCctagaaagaaataaataaaaattaaaggaagGTAGGAATATATTGAATGATAAACTTAATTTCGAAGACTCCATGAGCCTCCATGGAAGCAAAAAAATAGTCAAAAAGAATAATAGCATAGAATTATCTTGGTACCCAGCACCAGAAAACCTTGTTGCAATAGTTTCATTTGGGCAAATCATTTGGCAAATCAAGATCACTCTCCTTAGCCGTAGACCAAGCTTTGGTTTTGTCCATATTGATGTCCTCATGCTCACTAGACCAACCATGTGTCATTTTCCTTACTCTTTGTTCTATACTCTTATTTTCCGGAGTATTATACACAACCACTGAAATTGTAGCACAAAAATGATCATGCATCATATTCctacaattttaccaaacaaCAATGATATACTATCACTGTGTAGAAAAATTCGGTGATACACAATACATCTATTGAGATAAGGGAAACTTAAGAAATGCATGTAGTATATATCTTCCGTCACacattattattacatgtataaTATCTAggaatataatttatttaatgtgCTTTTCAAATCTAAGAAAATTTATAACatgctataatttaaaaataacttGCTACAAAATTAGGCAATTAGAACACACTAAACAAACCTCCTTCACCTCCTGCTtgcccaaataaataaataagaacaaaacaaaacaagttcTCTGTTGtattcttctcttcctttttttttccccatttctTTTTCATTGTTTGTGTAGGTATAACCATCTAAAGGCCCCCTCTTTGAGAGTGGAGAGATGAATAACGAGAGCCAAAACTTGTGTTCACAAGTTCCGTCCTCTTAATCGTTTAGCCCAACTTGATTTGGCCTATATAATTGATTATGGATATCCTTATTGGTCTATAAATCATGGACTTTCTCTTCTCATtactctcccccccccccctcccttaaGGCTAATATTTATTTGTGAGAACTTAAAAATTTTATACACACTAAACTATTAATTTATCACCACTAAAAAGTTCATAGATCTCCCTTATCCCTAATTGTATTAATTATTAGCTTGTCCTTCTATTCATTGTAACTCATCCATCTCAGATTCTACGAAATGAGATATTTTGTTGCTTCGTTTTGTGCATTCTGTAATTTTCTTTATGAATCCTTTGCATTGTTGTGCTCTTCTTACCGTATTATTTTCTACATGTTGAAATtggggctctaataccaattgttggttcAAATGCGTAGCGAAAACCTCACACAAACTCAAATCAATCACGAAACAAGCAATGCAAGCACTCAACGATGAATATAAGAAAATTAACAATCGACCACAAAGAGTCAAATCAATCAATAAGAATACACGatacaagatttatgtggttcgacaatttgcctACGTTCACGGGAGTAGTGgctgatttttcactatcacaatgaagcTTAAATGAAGCTTCATTTAAAATGATAATCACTTATACGTTTATATGATAATCACTTATACGTTTATATTAGCCATTACATCGATTTGTATAAAGCTAGGCTCTACTTGCTCACACTTACTTCTTGATAAAGGTTAAGCTTATAATGGTCTATAATTAAATGAACTGACCTTGTTTGTTAACTTCTTATTGGTGTTTAACCATCTCTAATTGGAGTAGCAATGTTCCAAATATTGATTTGATAGGGGGTAACTTTATAATTTGACAGTCTTTcttgaaaaaattataaattcCATAACATTCCATAAACTCCTGATGGTTATAAATGACAAAATCATTTAGCATTCAATATATGTGCACGAGTGCGCCAAAATACATTCCtttcaacaacaaaaaaaaaataattttctaattaGGTAGAAGAACCTACCTTGCTATCAAGCAATGAAGATTGAAAATTTATAATACACCAAATAATAACATTTTTTCCGCTTAGCAGCTAATTGAAATGGTAATTAGAAGAAAAGCCTAGCAACATCAATTAGTAAAATTTGAGGTAGTCAAACTAGGCAATTTAGAATTTACATAGTCATCTTGGAAGAATTTGCTAGTATATTTCAGTATTGATTTGAACAACCATAAGAGTACACAATCTTTGCCTACCTATTCACAAATTAGAAAGCATAGTAGATTACCATACGCTAAACCTCCAGtaatttattttttagtattttcaaaACAAGCAAACATGCACATGTACATGCGTGCACATGCACGCACGCGCgcgtgcgcacacacacacacacacacacacacacacacacatttcctTTCTCCTTTCACCATTTTCTTTTCGATATGGCCTTCTCTAACTCTATTATATTTTCTGTTTGCAGATCTTCCACGAAAAATTTTTATAGGTAAAACACTTATCAACACTTCATATAAATTTCTATATATTTGTTCATAAATGTCCATTACATCGACTTGTATGAAGCAAAGTTGAAGCTAACGTTGCTCACACTTAATTACTGCTAAATAGAGGTCAAGCTCTTGATggtgtaaaattaaaaaaattgaccTTGTTTTTTAACTTCTAAATTGGTGTTGAACTATCCCTAACTGGACTAAAGACATTCCAAATAGTGACTTGATATGAGGTACATTTATAATTTGACATTTTTTTCCCTCAacaaattataaattttataatatcTCATGACACATTTTTTCTTATGTCCTAAACTCAATACGTATATTTAATGGTTAGTTATTAaactattaaaaataatttaacattcAAATGCAAATAATGTTTCGATTATATTCAGAATCctattcacattttcaaaattgcATCTAGAACTAAACACTTTAGTTTATCAAActattaccccccccccccccaccccgaACAAAGCTTTTTTTTGCCATGCATTCATTGTTGTTCCATTGTTAATCTAAATATCACATTCTTAATTATCAACATATATTTGAAACAAAGGGTGTTGCAAGGCTAACTCTTTTTTGAATATAGGTATTGCAGCTAGTGTGTGCCTATGCATGGTCGGTGTCTTCGTTATGGGCTTTTGGATTCTCAGGAAAGGCCGTGGAAAAACATTCCTCTCAAGCCTAAAAATGGCTTTTTCTCAGGAGAAATCACGGGATGAACAAAACATCAAGGAATTTCTTAGAAATTATGGATCTCTTGCTCTTAAAAGATACAAGTACTCTAATGTTAAGAAAATGACCAACTCTTTTTCAGATAAAttaggtcaaggaggctatggaGAAGTATATAAAGGAAAGTTATTTGATGGTCGTGTTGTAGCAGTGAAACTCTTGATAAGAAAGTCCACAAGAAATGCAGAAGATTTCATAAATGAAGTTGCTAGCATTAGTAGAACATCCCATGTTAATATTGTCACTCTTCTTGGTTTTTGCTATGAGGGAAGTAGAAGAGCTCTAATCTATGAATTTATGCCCAATGGATCTCTTGACAAGTTCATATTTGATCATAAATCTCCAAGTAATTGTCATAACTTGACGTGGGAAACATTGTTGCAAATTGCAGTTGGCATTGCCCGAGGGCTAGAGTACTTGCACCGAGGTTGTACAACGAGGATTTTGCATTTTGACATAAAACCTCACAATATTCTTTTGGATGAGTACTTTTGCCCCAAAATTTCTGATTTTGGCCTTTCTAAGCTATGTCATGGAAAAGAAAGTATTGTGTCGATGATGGATGCCCGTGGTACTTTTGGGTACATTGCTCCAGAAGTCTATTGTAGAAACTTTGGAGGGGTTTCTTACAAATCTGATGTTTATAGTTATGGGATGCTAGTTCTTGAAATGGTTGGAGGAAGAAGGAATATCGATGTTGAAAGATCTCATACTAGTGAGATATATTTTCCGAATTGGATATATAAGCACCTTGACCTAGAGGAGGATCTGAGACTTCTTGAAGTTGTGACCGCTGAGGAAGAAGAAATGGCAAGGAAGATGATTCTAGTGAGCTTGTGGTGCATTCAAACAATTCCATCAGATAGACCATCAATGACAAAGGTGGTGGAGATGTTGGAAGGAAGCCTTCAATCACTATCCATTCCCCCAAAGCCTACACTATCTTCTCCTTGAGATCATACTGACATACTTCCACTTCATCACTATCATAAAACAAAATTCTACAAGTTGGTGTTCTCTCATTGGAATGATAAGAGGCATTCTTCGAGTATTGATCCTTGCCAAAGGATTAATGCAAAATAATACCACCTTGCACTTTGCCTAATGTTGAAAATGTCATTTTACCATTTTGATTCAAGCTCCCATTAAAGAAGGGGTCCACGAGCCTATACATATGATTTCAAATAACATTCTTTTAGCACTATGctacaaaatacacacacacacacacacactattaaTCAAAAGAAGAGGGAAGCACAATTTTGAACCTGCATTCTTTCCTGCTCTTTAAAATGCCCTTGTTTTTCCTAAAACCTATGACATATCCTAATGTTGAATATGATTGTTCTTGTTGTTGACATATGGTAGGCCTAGGTAACTTTAGGGTGATTCCACTGAGAAACACGAAGCTCCATTATTAGGGGAGCTTTAAATAAGTAAATtttaatgtttttcaaaaatattaataattttgtGACTTCCCATGACTGTACTATAACTCCTTTTGTTCAAATGTGTGTAGACCTAATGCACCCACTAGTATTTATATATAATCTTATTGTAACGCTAATAAATCACATCTGGCTGCATatactttctttttctttttttattactGGATTAGAACAATGGATCTCAAACATAGAAGTGTTAAAAGTCCAAGTGTCTTGACCATTGTGCAATGTCCCTTTGGACAAATCAAGCAACCTTTGAAGAAGGTAGCTCGTGGACTAATGCCAATAAAGTAAACAATAATTTTGGTCATTTCTCTTCTGTAAACAATAATCTTGGTCATTTCTCTTCCTAAACAGGTGAGTCAAAGCTTTATTCCCCCAACCCCACCCCCTGGAAGCcaaaaaacaccaaaaaatatataaataaaaaaaaatatatatatataaaggtgtAATTCACAGTGGGCTTCCATAACATTAGATTGCATCTGCTTGCATAGGAGTGATGAATACACACATCCTATGGTTGCAAGTTTGAAGCTTAgatttggttttcattttcacCCCATTCCTGTTGTCATTCTTCTTCAAATATTGGTTTCTCAATTTCTTCAGTTACAACACAAAAACAACTGGGCTAAACAAAATTTAACAATTCAATGGATAAGAGTTTCCAACTGCTCTAGCATGATAATGTTTTCATAAAACCATGAAAAACTAACCTCAACATACAGTGGTGTCAATGACAAATCTGGCAAAGCTTTTTCTCCAATTTTCCAACAGTAAGGACGACACCAGCAAAGCAAAAACAAACACAAAAAcaaataaacaagcaaaaaaataaaacatgagaaaaaaagtaaaaaaaaaaacaaaaaacaaaagacaAATCACCAGACAAGCAAGCATGTACTCCAATTCAGGAGGGCGctagttttgtttttttgttttgtttatttaaGCACAATATAGTCATCCAGCATATTTATTCTCCTCCCCCATTGCATTTTTAAGTTACATTTCTGAGGATTTTGTAGAGCTCAACAGTCTTCAATGCATCTTCCACTACAGTAGATCATTATTTTTAAGTTATCTATATAGCTGCCACGAAAATATGATATTTGTCACCATTAAAATCTCACTTGTTGATTACTTCTCAGgttaaataaacaagaaaaaaaaaaaaaatattaaggttAGAAAAAACCATCCTAGTGTAAAATGTAATGATAAAATTCATTGAGTTGTTTTATTAGACTTATTTTGAAGTGAAtcctaattatatatatatatatatatatatatatatatatatatatatattgaaacctaAATTCTTAAATTATGATTGTTTAGTCGTTTATATGGAAAGAAAAACTTTCAATAGTATttcaaataagtttattttagACTAATTTCTGAATATGAAAATTTATGAAGTACACTTATTAAATATAACCTTTTCAAAATGAATGTAATAACAAGTTGAGTTCCTTTTTCATTAGTATTTCAATGTTACATTAAAGTGATAATATAATAGTTTGTGGttataaataaataagtatataaactttaattctataaaataaataaataaatttttaaaaatttattttattcatgcgACAAATCACCCAGCGTCCATTAGTTTTAGGTCTTAAAGCCGTTATTTAATATAACGACAGCTTTATATTTCCTAATAAATTTGAGGAAAAATCTATGAAATTGTTGAATCCTCAACTTGTCGTCTGCGCTCACTCTCTGTTTGccaataaattataaattaaaagaTGTGAAATATCGTGCGGTGATAGCCGCCTGAAAAACAGTGACCAAGTCCGGCCCTTACCTACATGCCGCCTCATTAACAACCCCAACTATTATGACACTTTAGAATTAAATTGAAACTCTATGTCTTCTTTTGATTCTTATCAACcccaacctctctctctctctctctctctgaaaatgTATCTTCATCTCTTCCCAAGCTCTCTTCTCTTCTCTGTGATCATAACCTTCGTCCTCATTCCGACGTCTTCGTGCGCCGATGAGCGATACGCAAACTGCAGCGCAACGTTTGAGTGCGCAAACATTCCGAGCATCGCATACCCTTTCTGGGGCGGCAACCGCCCCGAGTACTGCGGCCACCCTAGGTTCGAGCTGGCCTGCGACGGTGATTTGCCGGAGATCAAAATAGCGACCCAGTACTACCGAGTCCTTAATATTGATAATACAACGCACACACTTACCGTCGCCCGATCGGATTATTGGAACAACTATTGCCCGGCGAGCTTGGCCAACACTTCCCTCGACTTCGCAATCGTCAACTACGCTCCGTATAATCAGAACCTCACTCTCTACTACGGTTGCAATTCTGTACTGCCTAGTGAGATTTCGGTATTCTTTAATGCTTCGAGTCAGTTTAGCTGTGCCATAAACAATAGGAACCTCACCGGCTACTTGCCATTAAATGTCCCTGGCGCAACAGCGTCCGCCACATCTTCGATTTTGAAATATCTCAGCGACTGTGATTACAGCGTCCTGGTACCGGCCTTACAGTCAGCGGCTGAGAAGTTAGAGACGAGCTTAACTCCGCTAACAAGCCTGGTTTCGGCGTTGAGGGGTGGATTTGGGGTGCAGTGGGATGCAAATAACAGGGGGTGCGATGAATGCAAGGCGTCAGGCGGAGCGTGCGGGTACGATTCCGGCGACTTCGCGTGCTATTGCAGGAATGGGACGCTTCCGACTACTTGCGGTGAGGCAGGTATGCGTTCCTCTGTTCTCTCTCTGGTAGAAAATACAGGGGATGTGGGCAGGCTGTTTGGATATAGCAATAAAATAGGTAGAAAATACAGGGCAATAGAATCTAACCCTTACttaatttttacatattttttcctttaattgttgatttcattttttttattctacaaaccaaatatgatttttaattatGTGTGCTTGGTAGGAAAAATAGTTctagaatgaaataaaataaaaattaaaggaagGTATGAATATATTGAATGATAAATTTACtttcattatattttattttagttttatatattaaAGGTGTAGTTAGTATTTACATAAGTTCTTGCCTGTTAAGCAAAAAAGTAGTCAAAAGAATAATAACACCAGAAAACCTTGTTGCAATAGTTTGATTTGGATAACAAATCATTTGGCAAATCAAGATCACTCTTCTTAGTGGTAGACCAAGCTTTGGTTTTGTCCATATTGATGTCCTTATGCTCACTAGACCAACAGTGTGTCCTTTTCCTTACTCTTTGTTCTATATTCTTATTTTCCGGAGTTAAAATTTAGCAAATGTAAATCTTAAAGTTCAAAAAGTATTATACACAAGCACTAAAATTGTAGCACAGAAATGATCATGCATCATATTCctacaattttaccaaacaaCAATGATATACTATCACTGTGTAGAAAAATTTGATGATACACAATACATCTATTGAGATAAGGGAAACTTAAGAAATGCATGTAGTATACATCTTCCGTGACacattattattacatgtataaTATCCAggaatataatttatttaatgtgCTTTTCAAATCTAAGAAAATTTATAACatgctataatttaaaaataacttaCTACAAAATTAGGCAATTAGAACACACTAAACAAACCTCCTACGCCTCCTCCCcgcccaaataaataaataagaacaaaacaaaacaagttcTCTGCTCtattcttctcttccttttttttcccCCATTTCTTTTTCATTGTTTGTGTAGGTATAACCATCTAAAGGCTCCCTCTTTGAGAGTGGAGAGATGAATAACGAGAGCCAAAACTTGTGTTCACAAGTTCCGTCCTCTTAATCGTTTAGCCCAACTTTGATTTAGCCTATATAATTGATTATGGATACCCTTATTGGTATATAAATCATGAACATTTTCTCCTCACTACTCCCCACCCCCTCTCCCCCGCGAGGCTTATATTTATTTGTGAGAACTTAAAAAGTTTATACACACTAAACTATTAATTCATCACCACTAAAAAGTTCCTAGATCTCCCCTATCcctaattatattaattattagcTTGTCCTTCTATTCATTGTAATTCATCCATCTCAGATTCTACGAAATGAGCTATTTTGTAGCTTCGTTTTGTGCATTCTGTAATTTTCTTTATGAATCCTCTGCATTGTTGTGCTCTTCTTATCGTATTATTTTCAACATGTTGAAATtggggctctaataccaattgttggttcAAATGCGTAGTGAAAACCTCACACAAACTCGAATCAATCACGGAACAAGCAATTGAAGCATTCAATGATGAATATACGAAAATTAACAATCAACCACAAAGAATCAAATCAAGCAATAATAACACACGATAGAAGATTTATGTCGTTCGGCAATTTGCCTATGTTCACGGGAGCAGTGattgatttttcactatcacaatgaagcTTATCAAACTAGGATTACACAATATGATTATATACTAACCCTATACGTACAGAAGAGTTATACTATAACTAAA
It encodes the following:
- the LOC131144891 gene encoding LEAF RUST 10 DISEASE-RESISTANCE LOCUS RECEPTOR-LIKE PROTEIN KINASE-like 2.7, with amino-acid sequence MYLHLFPSSLLFSVIITFVLIPTSSCADERYANCSATFECANIPSIAYPFWGGNRPEYCGHPRFELACDGDLPEIKIATQYYRVLNIDNTTHTLTVARSDYWNNYCPASLANTSLDFAIVNYAPYNQNLTLYYGCNSVLPSEISVFFNASSQFSCAINNRNLTGYLPLNVPGATASATSSILKYLSDCDYSVLVPALQSAAEKLETSLTPLTSLVSALRGGFGVQWDANNRGCDECKASGGACGYDSGDFACYCRNGTLPTTCGEAGHRRKIFIGKTLINT
- the LOC131144883 gene encoding LEAF RUST 10 DISEASE-RESISTANCE LOCUS RECEPTOR-LIKE PROTEIN KINASE-like 2.4 — encoded protein: MNFQIFSSFLSLFSIIELLVLIRIPLCLCYNDESYSQCEKKFSCGDSMKDVGYPFWGDGQRPKECGHPGFELICDESRNITTMPIMGVKYRVIELEHPILKIAREDVLEMLEGSCPTNLKDSILDLQHFDYHDEYVNITLLYNCPVATPGGHLIELPKPCKISDSNYTSVLPVISQDARRFEKCSVGITFPIRQFDPKELWDLSGLSGVVLDGFKVKLKLEEDENKACEECTQSGGLCGYDYYYYKKTACFCPNRPYFSDTKCAASTGHPRKIFIAKHREVRGGPKSLDKHWFDFFNCMLSSSWATQPLCCTHLQGQAAGLWDLPRKIFIGIAASVCLCMVGVFVMGFWILRKGRGKTFLSSLKMAFSQEKSRDEQNIKEFLRNYGSLALKRYKYSNVKKMTNSFSDKLGQGGYGEVYKGKLFDGRVVAVKLLIRKSTRNAEDFINEVASISRTSHVNIVTLLGFCYEGSRRALIYEFMPNGSLDKFIFDHKSPSNCHNLTWETLLQIAVGIARGLEYLHRGCTTRILHFDIKPHNILLDEYFCPKISDFGLSKLCHGKESIVSMMDARGTFGYIAPEVYCRNFGGVSYKSDVYSYGMLVLEMVGGRRNIDVERSHTSEIYFPNWIYKHLDLEEDLRLLEVVTAEEEEMARKMILVSLWCIQTIPSDRPSMTKVVEMLEGSLQSLSIPPKPTLSSP